Proteins encoded together in one Bradyrhizobium sp. PSBB068 window:
- a CDS encoding porin family protein: MRGFAIVGAGLISFVGFASAVSAADLSERSWTKAPPLVAPAFNWSGFYAGVNVGGGWYDGGNITTRSNVASIVPPANIIRVPLSSSNQAGVTAGGLVGYNSQIDRVVLGVEADFNYVDLKSTRNGSAIVALPGGVTGSFNPQYTSKVDWFGTVRGRIGFVPTERLLIYATGGLAYGEVKTNIANSSAFSTGLSRLWLGNNSDVRVGWTAGGGAEYAFTNNWTLRGEYLYVDLGSSGTTATFQGTDPLQSQIRYNASRENRFSVARAALSYKF, encoded by the coding sequence ATGCGTGGTTTTGCAATTGTCGGGGCTGGCCTGATTTCATTTGTGGGGTTTGCAAGCGCGGTATCGGCGGCTGACCTGTCGGAGCGCAGCTGGACCAAGGCTCCGCCCTTGGTGGCTCCCGCGTTCAACTGGTCCGGCTTCTATGCCGGCGTGAATGTGGGCGGTGGCTGGTATGATGGCGGGAATATCACGACGAGGAGCAATGTCGCTTCGATCGTCCCGCCGGCCAACATCATCCGCGTTCCCCTTTCGAGCAGCAACCAGGCGGGTGTGACCGCGGGTGGATTGGTCGGGTACAATTCCCAGATCGACAGGGTCGTCCTCGGCGTCGAAGCCGATTTCAACTATGTCGACCTGAAGTCTACCCGGAACGGCAGCGCCATCGTCGCTCTCCCGGGTGGCGTGACGGGAAGCTTCAATCCTCAATACACCAGCAAGGTCGATTGGTTCGGCACCGTGCGGGGGCGCATCGGCTTTGTGCCCACTGAGCGCCTGCTGATCTATGCGACAGGCGGCCTCGCCTACGGCGAGGTGAAGACCAATATCGCCAATTCGTCGGCGTTCTCCACGGGCCTGTCGCGGCTTTGGCTTGGCAACAACTCCGACGTCCGCGTCGGTTGGACCGCCGGCGGCGGCGCCGAATATGCCTTCACCAACAACTGGACGCTGCGCGGCGAATATCTCTACGTCGATCTCGGCTCGAGCGGCACCACGGCGACGTTCCAGGGCACCGATCCGTTGCAGAGCCAGATCCGCTACAACGCCAGCCGCGAGAACAGATTCAGCGTGGCTCGCGCTGCGCTGAGTTACAAGTTCTGA